One stretch of Chitinophaga pendula DNA includes these proteins:
- a CDS encoding RidA family protein produces the protein MKRTNYSSGAVWENKVGYSRAVKIGNVLEVSGTVAADGDKVIGEDNAYEQAKYILAKIEAVLVAAGASLHDVIRTRIFVTDISRWEEVGRAHGEFFQSIKPVTTMVEVSRLIDPRYLVEIEASAVVQNDER, from the coding sequence ATGAAACGCACCAATTATTCTTCAGGCGCCGTCTGGGAGAACAAGGTAGGTTATTCCCGGGCTGTTAAAATCGGGAATGTGCTGGAGGTATCCGGAACAGTAGCGGCGGATGGAGATAAGGTGATAGGGGAAGATAATGCTTATGAGCAGGCCAAGTATATACTTGCCAAGATAGAAGCTGTATTGGTAGCGGCGGGGGCATCTCTGCATGATGTGATCCGCACCCGTATATTCGTTACAGATATTTCCCGTTGGGAAGAGGTAGGGCGGGCTCATGGAGAGTTTTTTCAAAGTATCAAGCCGGTGACGACGATGGTGGAGGTCAGTAGGTTGATCGATCCGCGTTACCTGGTGGAGATTGAAGCGAGTGCGGTGGTACAAAATGACGAACGCTAA
- a CDS encoding MauE/DoxX family redox-associated membrane protein codes for MLSMSRKQLADIIAAIFIFLFVYTAMSKLMGFDAIKIRAGFLPALQPYAVFIGVAVPVTELLTVLLLVMKRTRLCGLVVSLVLMGVFTGYIGWMLWLGVALPCTCGGVISRLTWPQHLWLNVGFMLLGIVGIWCYGAGVKSVKI; via the coding sequence ATGTTATCTATGTCACGTAAGCAATTAGCGGATATCATTGCCGCGATATTTATCTTCTTATTTGTGTATACGGCTATGAGTAAGCTGATGGGATTTGATGCTATTAAAATCAGGGCGGGGTTTCTGCCGGCGTTGCAGCCTTATGCGGTTTTTATAGGGGTGGCGGTGCCGGTAACTGAGTTACTGACTGTCTTGTTGTTGGTTATGAAGCGGACGCGATTGTGTGGATTAGTTGTTTCGTTGGTATTGATGGGGGTCTTTACGGGTTATATAGGGTGGATGTTGTGGTTGGGGGTGGCATTACCCTGTACTTGCGGGGGGGTGATCAGCAGGTTGACGTGGCCGCAGCATTTGTGGTTGAATGTAGGATTTATGTTATTGGGAATAGTGGGGATATGGTGTTATGGGGCGGGTGTTAAGAGCGTTAAGATATAA
- a CDS encoding rhodanese-like domain-containing protein, with translation MENITAAELKQRIDNGENLNIVDVREPHEHQEFNIGGKLIPLGEIRAMAIDEIENLKDEEVILYCRSGNRSGQAAMLLETMGFSNVKNLVGGMMNWEEQFGR, from the coding sequence ATGGAAAATATAACAGCAGCAGAACTGAAACAACGTATCGATAACGGAGAAAATCTCAATATCGTAGACGTACGCGAACCCCATGAGCACCAGGAATTCAATATCGGTGGTAAATTAATACCACTGGGCGAAATACGCGCCATGGCGATCGATGAAATAGAAAACCTGAAAGACGAAGAAGTAATACTTTACTGCCGTAGCGGCAACCGCAGCGGTCAGGCAGCAATGCTCCTGGAAACAATGGGCTTTTCTAATGTGAAAAATCTGGTGGGAGGAATGATGAACTGGGAAGAACAGTTCGGTCGCTAA
- a CDS encoding RNA polymerase sigma factor has translation MLQQEDELLLERLRSGDDSAFTEIFKKYYKFLWLEASFLLKDVTIADDIVQDMFVRWWENKALSTVRISLKLYLLQSLRYRCINENIKHRNKQKKLQNYSITQSEGESFDHMVNSELGHQIANAINDIPEKSSRVFKMVYVEQLQQKDVAEELGISIQTLRNQIHTTLKTLRKKLAGSR, from the coding sequence ATGCTGCAACAAGAAGATGAATTGTTATTGGAGAGATTGAGGAGTGGTGATGATAGCGCATTTACGGAAATTTTTAAAAAGTACTACAAGTTTCTCTGGCTGGAGGCATCTTTTCTGTTAAAGGATGTGACCATTGCGGATGACATTGTGCAGGATATGTTTGTGCGGTGGTGGGAGAACAAGGCACTGTCGACGGTTCGCATTTCTTTAAAGTTATATTTGCTTCAGTCTTTGCGTTACCGGTGTATTAATGAGAACATTAAACACCGTAATAAACAGAAGAAGCTGCAAAATTATTCTATTACGCAGTCAGAGGGGGAGTCCTTTGACCATATGGTAAATAGTGAACTGGGGCATCAGATTGCCAATGCGATCAATGATATTCCGGAAAAATCGTCCCGCGTATTCAAGATGGTATATGTGGAGCAATTGCAGCAGAAGGATGTCGCGGAAGAACTCGGTATTAGTATACAAACGCTCAGGAACCAGATACATACGACCCTTAAGACGTTAAGGAAAAAACTGGCCGGTAGTCGTTAA
- a CDS encoding D-alanine--D-alanine ligase, translating into MKKNIALVAGGYSGEYVISVQSAAVIEKHLDNELYNVYKVLITKEGWHYTAPDGHLTDIDKNDFSLPLSSGKVKFDAVFIGIHGTPGEDGRLQGYFEMLGIPYTSCGMVTSAITFNKSYCNKIVAALNVVNVAKSVHIFKDRPFSTADILTQLRLPVFVKPAEGGSSIGMSKVSDAAQLPAAIEKAFQEDNQVLIEEFVQGREITCGLYRINGEMTVLPVTEIISSKEFFDYEAKYTAGVAREVTPAEAPAEIVNRIQQTAAELYDRLNCKGIVRIDFIWEEATDKIFFLEANTMPGQSENSIVPQQVRAAGKTLREFYGALIESCLS; encoded by the coding sequence ATGAAAAAGAACATCGCTTTAGTGGCCGGAGGTTATTCCGGTGAGTATGTGATCTCCGTACAGAGTGCAGCCGTAATAGAAAAACACCTGGACAACGAGCTATATAATGTCTATAAAGTATTGATTACCAAAGAAGGGTGGCACTATACCGCCCCGGATGGACACCTAACTGATATTGACAAAAATGACTTCTCTCTTCCCCTGTCTTCCGGAAAAGTGAAATTTGATGCCGTATTCATCGGTATCCACGGCACCCCGGGCGAAGATGGCCGCCTGCAAGGCTACTTCGAAATGCTGGGTATCCCGTACACCAGCTGTGGCATGGTCACCTCCGCCATCACCTTCAACAAAAGCTATTGCAATAAGATCGTAGCCGCACTCAACGTCGTAAACGTGGCTAAATCAGTACATATATTTAAAGACCGGCCCTTCAGTACTGCTGATATCCTCACCCAACTCCGGCTACCCGTATTCGTTAAACCGGCAGAAGGTGGTAGCAGCATCGGAATGTCCAAAGTATCCGATGCCGCCCAATTACCAGCCGCCATCGAAAAAGCCTTCCAGGAAGACAACCAGGTCCTCATCGAAGAATTCGTACAAGGTAGAGAGATCACCTGCGGCCTCTATCGCATCAATGGCGAAATGACCGTACTTCCCGTCACAGAGATCATCAGCAGCAAAGAATTTTTTGACTACGAAGCTAAATATACCGCCGGCGTAGCCCGCGAAGTAACACCCGCAGAAGCACCGGCAGAAATAGTCAACAGGATACAGCAAACCGCGGCAGAACTATACGATCGCCTCAACTGCAAAGGTATAGTTCGCATCGACTTTATCTGGGAAGAAGCAACAGACAAAATATTCTTCCTCGAAGCCAACACAATGCCCGGACAATCAGAGAATAGCATCGTACCGCAACAAGTCAGAGCCGCCGGCAAAACGTTACGCGAATTCTATGGCGCACTCATCGAATCCTGCTTAAGTTAA
- a CDS encoding FecR family protein, translating to MSERLNKIRDWTTEEMAGIISEEDRIALHEAITLDKDAQRIWEETRSHTQRPVIKEKWDKLDANVALLSLEDRLFGKQRRRTRIRKLVAIAAVVLAAAGIWLVFKRGSGRWPGELVSTGIDGKPKVVLKVSSGKLVDLSSGDGSVTVDGIALTNSNRMLTYEANTNPRDNWSTLTVPPGTDYKLELSDGSIVWLNASSTLHFPFNFTGDTREISIRGEAFLQIKKQANKPFIVHLPHSTVNVLGTSFNINTYDSTHIKVSLLEGAVKMNTRHESVLLQPGYEVELKDGKMQTAAHFDADAVLSWRQGIYYFDNAPLSEIALIIPRWHGVEVVLDSDKAATRRISGVLQRDRPLKEFLEQVKMSIGAEYYFEKGVLHFK from the coding sequence ATGAGCGAGAGACTTAATAAGATCAGGGATTGGACAACGGAAGAGATGGCAGGTATCATTAGTGAGGAAGACAGGATAGCTCTTCATGAGGCCATTACCCTGGATAAAGATGCACAACGTATTTGGGAAGAAACGAGAAGTCACACGCAGCGGCCCGTTATAAAGGAAAAATGGGATAAGCTGGATGCCAACGTTGCCTTATTGTCGCTGGAAGATCGTCTTTTCGGTAAGCAGCGACGTCGTACCAGGATACGTAAATTGGTGGCTATAGCTGCAGTCGTACTGGCTGCTGCCGGGATATGGTTGGTATTTAAGCGGGGCTCGGGCAGGTGGCCGGGCGAGCTGGTCAGCACCGGTATTGACGGCAAGCCCAAGGTGGTGTTGAAAGTATCCAGTGGCAAGTTAGTAGATCTATCCAGTGGAGATGGTTCTGTAACGGTAGATGGTATTGCGCTTACTAACAGTAATCGTATGCTGACCTACGAGGCTAATACGAACCCACGGGATAACTGGAGTACCCTGACAGTACCACCGGGTACAGACTATAAGCTGGAACTTTCAGATGGCAGCATCGTATGGTTGAATGCTTCCAGTACTTTACATTTCCCTTTCAACTTCACAGGAGACACACGGGAGATCAGCATCCGGGGTGAGGCCTTCCTACAGATCAAAAAACAGGCGAATAAGCCCTTTATTGTACATCTTCCACACAGTACTGTCAATGTATTGGGTACTTCCTTCAATATCAACACTTACGATTCCACCCATATAAAAGTCTCGTTACTGGAGGGGGCTGTTAAAATGAATACCCGGCATGAGAGTGTATTGCTGCAGCCGGGGTATGAAGTGGAACTGAAGGATGGCAAAATGCAGACGGCAGCGCATTTTGATGCCGATGCGGTACTGAGCTGGCGGCAGGGCATTTATTATTTTGACAATGCTCCCCTCTCCGAAATCGCGCTGATCATTCCCAGGTGGCATGGTGTGGAGGTGGTACTAGACAGTGATAAGGCTGCTACACGGCGGATCAGTGGGGTATTGCAGCGGGACAGGCCCCTGAAGGAATTCCTGGAACAGGTTAAAATGAGTATCGGCGCGGAATATTACTTTGAAAAAGGGGTATTACACTTTAAATAA
- a CDS encoding 4Fe-4S dicluster domain-containing protein, producing the protein MAIKITDECINCGACEPECPNNAIYEGGVEWAMVDGTTVTGSFKLMDGSSIDAEQRNAPISVDTYYIVPNKCTECQGFHEEPQCAAVCPVDCCVPDEMYQETVEELLAKKEQLHI; encoded by the coding sequence ATGGCAATCAAGATAACTGATGAGTGTATTAATTGTGGCGCTTGCGAGCCCGAGTGCCCTAACAATGCAATATATGAAGGGGGAGTGGAATGGGCAATGGTAGACGGAACCACTGTTACTGGCTCATTTAAACTGATGGACGGCTCTTCTATTGATGCCGAACAACGTAATGCACCTATCAGCGTAGATACTTACTATATAGTTCCAAATAAATGTACCGAATGTCAAGGCTTTCACGAAGAGCCGCAATGCGCCGCTGTTTGCCCGGTAGACTGCTGTGTACCTGATGAAATGTACCAGGAAACCGTTGAAGAACTCCTGGCCAAGAAAGAGCAATTACATATCTAA
- a CDS encoding type 1 glutamine amidotransferase: MSSIKQNWRVAVLDMYEGVPNEGMRCIREILAQYATARGIRLQFDEFEVRLRQEVPDLSYDIYISTGGPGSPVASAGSDWENAYFDLIHQLLDWNQGAGPKKHVLFICHSYQLMCRYFELGNVCQRKSTAFGVFPVHITDQAMSEPVLQGLTDPFYIVDSRNWQVIELNQGQLDKMGAQVLAIEKERPHVPLERATMAIRFNHQFIGTQFHPEADATGMRMYLMQEEKKHQVINTHGAEKYYSMLEQLTDPDKIMLTHDRFIPAFLDQAVYSDVRERITV; this comes from the coding sequence ATGTCTTCTATAAAGCAAAATTGGAGAGTAGCCGTGCTGGATATGTATGAAGGAGTGCCCAACGAAGGCATGCGCTGTATCCGGGAAATATTGGCGCAGTATGCTACAGCACGCGGGATAAGATTACAATTTGACGAATTTGAAGTACGTCTCCGTCAGGAGGTTCCTGATCTTTCCTACGATATTTACATTTCTACTGGTGGTCCTGGTAGTCCGGTGGCGAGTGCTGGCAGTGACTGGGAAAATGCCTACTTTGACCTTATTCACCAGTTGCTAGACTGGAACCAGGGAGCAGGTCCCAAAAAGCATGTTTTATTTATCTGTCATTCTTATCAGTTGATGTGCCGGTATTTTGAGTTGGGAAACGTCTGTCAGCGTAAGTCGACGGCATTTGGTGTGTTTCCTGTGCATATTACTGATCAGGCGATGTCGGAGCCGGTATTACAGGGCTTAACTGATCCTTTTTATATTGTGGATAGCCGTAACTGGCAGGTGATAGAGTTGAACCAGGGGCAGCTGGATAAGATGGGTGCGCAGGTGCTGGCTATCGAGAAAGAGCGGCCACATGTGCCACTGGAGCGGGCGACGATGGCCATCCGTTTCAACCATCAGTTTATCGGTACGCAGTTTCATCCCGAGGCGGATGCGACGGGTATGCGGATGTACCTGATGCAGGAAGAGAAGAAGCACCAGGTTATCAATACACACGGTGCGGAAAAATACTATAGTATGCTTGAGCAGCTGACCGACCCCGACAAGATCATGCTGACACATGACCGGTTTATACCGGCTTTTTTGGATCAGGCGGTCTACAGTGATGTACGGGAGCGTATAACTGTCTAG
- a CDS encoding helix-turn-helix domain-containing protein produces MKFLLGGVPQHLIKRTTFIPEKYKKYVYPFTKAFITQAPGVTIISQELLVEGCNICHYVFITEKELLLHPHVDEPIATLHCMLQGTLDCTLKNFGPVRLYQGQFDLFHVPNMMHEARMRPGIYESFHIDLSKDILLRMAPHFESVRGMLVRAERGNPVLSHKPGILQVPLVQLIQEIRECTIAGALKDLRLYAKLTDLLVFVLEERQQSSTMAFERDQQLFEAIRSFIITNLDKQLSIPSLASSYHISPSKLKYDFKTYFNAPIWMYIIRQRMEKARKLLHETNMSIGEVALAVGYQEASSFTRSFRKYYGHPPRREKKLAPAG; encoded by the coding sequence ATGAAATTTTTATTGGGTGGTGTACCGCAGCACCTCATCAAACGAACTACTTTTATACCGGAGAAGTATAAAAAATATGTTTATCCATTTACCAAGGCATTTATTACGCAAGCTCCCGGGGTGACGATCATCAGCCAGGAATTATTAGTGGAGGGATGTAATATTTGTCATTATGTGTTCATTACAGAGAAGGAGTTATTATTACATCCACATGTGGATGAGCCTATAGCTACTTTACACTGTATGTTGCAGGGGACGTTAGATTGTACTTTAAAAAATTTCGGGCCGGTGCGATTGTACCAGGGGCAATTTGATTTATTCCATGTACCGAATATGATGCATGAGGCCCGTATGCGACCAGGTATTTATGAATCTTTCCATATAGATCTTTCGAAGGATATCCTGCTGCGTATGGCGCCACACTTTGAATCGGTACGAGGTATGCTGGTACGGGCAGAGCGGGGGAATCCGGTCTTATCGCATAAGCCGGGGATCTTACAGGTTCCTTTGGTGCAGTTGATACAGGAGATCCGGGAATGTACGATTGCCGGTGCGTTGAAAGACCTGCGCTTGTATGCGAAGTTGACGGACCTGCTGGTATTTGTGCTGGAGGAGCGTCAGCAATCCAGTACGATGGCGTTTGAACGGGACCAGCAATTATTTGAGGCTATCCGTTCTTTTATTATTACTAACCTGGACAAGCAATTGAGTATACCTTCGCTGGCCAGTTCTTACCATATCAGTCCTTCCAAGTTGAAATATGATTTCAAGACTTATTTCAATGCGCCTATCTGGATGTATATTATCCGGCAGCGGATGGAGAAAGCCCGTAAGTTGCTGCACGAGACGAATATGAGTATCGGGGAGGTTGCGTTGGCGGTGGGTTATCAGGAGGCGTCCAGTTTTACGCGCAGTTTCCGTAAGTATTACGGTCATCCTCCGCGTCGGGAGAAGAAGCTGGCACCTGCGGGGTAG
- a CDS encoding helix-turn-helix domain-containing protein, translating to MKFTSDKPKLDHVMKLPTTPEAYHAFDIPISFKYLYTLEGDKGEVFTQRIRVREYVIWLHVITVNKRMEAKEVQTILHPTPSKAIFTLHYMLQNRVMAKLQHHGQVELREGEGEYNMFFVPPIQHDAYFDPGVYVCFHIDLPPHLLQRVESELPLLMYLLRMMEANNGGTINEEPYWIDSGVRRCIEEIIECKLSGQEGRSFLYTRCEDLFMHFLEDFTDITPSPEEPRYELTDKDTAAIYGVRAYILQHLHLQFTFDELADRFGIAADKLRYGFPRMFYRKMAMFLKEQRMIRSMELIKTTRLNVSIIANMVGYRDVEEFSRAFRQYYGCCPLQEKRH from the coding sequence ATGAAATTTACTTCCGACAAGCCAAAACTGGACCACGTAATGAAACTACCGACTACTCCGGAAGCTTACCATGCGTTTGATATCCCCATTTCTTTCAAGTATTTGTATACGTTGGAAGGAGATAAAGGAGAGGTATTCACGCAGCGTATACGTGTGCGTGAATATGTGATTTGGTTGCATGTGATCACTGTCAATAAGCGGATGGAGGCGAAGGAGGTGCAGACGATCCTGCATCCGACGCCTTCGAAGGCGATCTTCACATTGCATTATATGTTGCAGAACCGGGTGATGGCGAAGTTGCAGCATCATGGGCAGGTGGAATTACGGGAGGGGGAGGGGGAGTATAATATGTTTTTTGTACCGCCGATACAACATGATGCTTATTTTGATCCGGGCGTGTATGTTTGTTTTCATATTGATCTTCCGCCTCATTTATTGCAACGGGTAGAATCGGAGTTGCCCTTGTTGATGTATTTATTGCGGATGATGGAAGCGAATAACGGGGGTACTATTAATGAGGAGCCTTATTGGATTGACAGTGGGGTACGTCGTTGTATAGAGGAGATCATTGAGTGTAAGTTATCCGGACAGGAGGGGCGGTCGTTCTTATACACGCGGTGTGAGGATTTGTTTATGCATTTCCTGGAGGATTTTACGGATATCACGCCTTCTCCGGAGGAGCCGAGGTATGAATTGACAGATAAGGATACGGCGGCCATTTATGGTGTCCGGGCGTATATTCTGCAGCATTTGCATTTGCAGTTTACGTTTGATGAGTTGGCGGACCGGTTTGGTATTGCGGCGGATAAGTTGCGTTATGGTTTTCCACGGATGTTTTACCGGAAGATGGCGATGTTTCTGAAGGAGCAGCGTATGATCCGGTCTATGGAGTTGATAAAGACGACGAGGCTGAATGTGTCTATTATTGCGAATATGGTGGGTTACCGGGATGTGGAGGAGTTTTCGCGGGCATTCAGGCAGTATTATGGTTGTTGTCCTTTGCAGGAAAAGCGTCATTAG
- a CDS encoding acyl-CoA reductase, with protein MNSTEKIAALVRLGQYLTSDEPALQLVKERAEQANGWFTPAFMDKAIQSLTAGYLQEASLTSWLESYQQVAGTGPKSVGIVAAGNIPMVGFHDWLCGFVSGHQVKLKLSSKDEVLMKHVLAKMEEWYPACEGQTVVQDMLKDCDAYIATGSNNSARYFEYYFAKYPHIIRRNRTSVAILTGGETAAQLSALADDVMLYFGLGCRNVTKIYVPVGYDFVPLLEAFKRYDYLVDHHKYKNNYDYNLALLLLNNSYYMTNSSLLLHESSSLFSPISVLHYAFYEHADSLRQELRESQDVQCLVGDSLIPFGSAQHPTLADYADGIDTMRFLRAL; from the coding sequence ATGAATAGTACAGAAAAAATAGCGGCCCTGGTGCGTTTGGGACAGTATCTAACCAGTGATGAGCCGGCATTGCAACTTGTCAAAGAGCGAGCCGAGCAGGCTAATGGCTGGTTCACGCCAGCGTTTATGGACAAGGCGATCCAATCGCTCACAGCGGGATACCTGCAGGAGGCATCGTTAACCAGTTGGCTCGAAAGTTACCAGCAGGTGGCTGGCACGGGTCCAAAATCAGTGGGTATTGTGGCTGCCGGTAATATTCCAATGGTAGGGTTCCATGACTGGCTTTGCGGCTTTGTCAGCGGGCACCAGGTAAAGCTGAAGCTGTCATCAAAGGACGAGGTACTAATGAAACATGTACTGGCGAAGATGGAAGAATGGTACCCCGCCTGCGAGGGCCAAACGGTGGTACAGGACATGCTGAAGGATTGCGATGCCTATATTGCTACCGGCAGTAATAATTCTGCACGATATTTCGAATATTACTTTGCCAAGTATCCGCATATCATTCGCCGAAATCGTACTTCGGTGGCTATATTGACCGGGGGGGAAACGGCGGCACAGCTGTCTGCACTGGCAGATGATGTGATGCTGTATTTTGGGTTAGGCTGCCGGAACGTAACCAAGATCTATGTGCCAGTGGGATATGATTTCGTACCCTTACTGGAGGCTTTCAAACGTTATGACTACCTGGTAGACCATCATAAGTACAAGAATAACTATGATTACAACCTGGCGTTGTTGCTGTTGAACAACAGCTATTATATGACCAATAGCAGTTTGTTACTCCATGAATCGTCTTCCCTCTTCTCTCCTATCAGTGTGCTTCATTATGCTTTTTATGAGCATGCTGACAGTTTGCGGCAGGAGTTGCGTGAAAGCCAGGATGTGCAATGTCTGGTAGGGGATTCCCTGATCCCGTTTGGTTCGGCGCAGCATCCGACACTGGCCGACTATGCTGACGGTATTGATACCATGCGGTTCTTACGGGCTTTGTAA
- a CDS encoding PASTA domain-containing protein has protein sequence MFESITKRSFGFNLLVVIGLFIVLGILFFTMLGGLTRHGQTLTVPDVRGKNIQEATKVLEDLGFEVDVRDSIYVDTLKALAVWEQTPARGTIVKVHRTIYLTVNKVVPPMVAMPDLEGLTFRSAEMTLHSRRLNVGDTIYKPDFATNTVLQQLLNGKPVKPGKMVAEGSYIALVLSSGTGSTENPVPDLVGMTYIEARETLSASNLNLGTVLIDAAVTDTANAYIQKQIPARKNDLQELNMVRAGESIDIWLGPNKPVKDSTPPAAPVQQNQ, from the coding sequence GTGTTTGAATCTATTACCAAACGATCCTTCGGATTTAACTTATTAGTAGTCATCGGCCTGTTCATTGTCCTGGGAATACTGTTCTTCACCATGCTGGGAGGACTTACCCGCCACGGTCAAACCCTTACCGTCCCCGACGTAAGAGGTAAGAACATTCAGGAAGCCACCAAAGTATTGGAAGACCTGGGCTTTGAAGTAGATGTAAGAGATTCTATCTATGTCGATACCCTGAAGGCATTAGCGGTATGGGAACAAACTCCTGCAAGAGGTACCATCGTCAAAGTACACCGTACCATCTACCTCACCGTCAACAAAGTAGTACCGCCAATGGTAGCCATGCCGGATCTCGAAGGCCTCACCTTCCGCAGTGCCGAAATGACCTTGCATAGCCGCCGCCTCAACGTCGGCGATACCATCTACAAGCCGGACTTCGCCACCAACACCGTCCTGCAGCAGCTCCTCAATGGCAAACCCGTCAAACCTGGCAAAATGGTCGCCGAAGGTAGCTACATCGCTCTCGTACTTAGCAGTGGTACCGGCAGCACCGAAAACCCCGTCCCAGACCTCGTCGGCATGACCTACATCGAAGCCCGCGAAACCCTTAGCGCCAGCAACCTGAATCTGGGAACCGTACTCATTGACGCCGCCGTCACTGACACCGCCAACGCATACATACAAAAACAAATACCTGCCCGGAAAAATGACCTCCAGGAACTTAATATGGTAAGAGCTGGCGAAAGTATCGATATCTGGCTGGGACCTAACAAACCCGTCAAAGACAGTACCCCACCGGCTGCCCCTGTACAACAGAACCAATAA
- a CDS encoding trypsin-like peptidase domain-containing protein yields MKFRQIAATVLISAATAFASVFVYSKYVQPRQAGFYQNGSKDIPVNYASYMPGTEVRNATPPTDFQQAASIATPGVVHIKTKINPRQVSNNLQGRRSILQDLFGDEFFGDEFNGDGGGRKYYVPGQMASGSGVVISDDGYIVTNNHVVDQADEISVTLNNNKTYKAKVIGVDPNTDLAVIKIEARGLPYLLYGNSDNVQVGQWVLAVGYPLNLETTVTAGIVSAKSRTIGINKRNSRSAIESFIQTDAAVNQGNSGGALINTAGELIGINSAIASPTGAYAGYSYAIPVNLVKKVVNDLMKYGNVQRAYLGINYVDPSMYSEEELGKLGIRRDVNGVAVADVPAKGAAAAAGIRKGDLITKVNGITTSSIPEMTEQIARYKPGDKISISYLRDNKEYTVTTTLKNIDGNTDIVKSSVLDALGADLVTLTREDVGRFGLKGGVYVNSIGSGALKKQTNMQKGFVILKAGDQAVNSVDELKKTLEKQKKVQLEGIYLRNNGYSNVYYYNVDLSNEVAF; encoded by the coding sequence ATGAAATTCCGACAAATAGCGGCAACCGTACTTATTAGTGCTGCCACTGCCTTTGCCAGCGTATTTGTTTACAGCAAATATGTACAACCCCGGCAGGCAGGTTTTTATCAAAACGGGTCCAAGGATATCCCTGTAAACTATGCCAGTTATATGCCTGGTACCGAAGTGCGTAACGCCACCCCTCCTACTGATTTTCAGCAAGCGGCGAGCATTGCCACGCCGGGAGTGGTGCATATTAAAACTAAGATCAATCCAAGGCAGGTAAGTAATAATCTGCAGGGACGCCGTAGCATCTTACAAGATCTCTTTGGCGATGAATTTTTCGGCGATGAGTTCAACGGCGATGGCGGTGGCAGGAAATATTATGTTCCCGGCCAGATGGCTTCCGGTTCTGGTGTGGTTATCTCCGACGACGGTTATATCGTAACTAATAATCACGTAGTAGACCAGGCAGATGAGATCAGTGTGACGTTGAACAATAACAAGACTTATAAAGCCAAGGTGATTGGGGTTGATCCCAATACTGATCTGGCTGTAATCAAAATCGAGGCGAGGGGCCTTCCTTATCTATTGTATGGCAATTCAGATAATGTACAGGTAGGCCAATGGGTGTTGGCAGTAGGATATCCGCTTAACCTGGAGACTACGGTGACGGCGGGTATTGTGAGTGCTAAATCCCGTACTATCGGTATCAACAAACGAAACAGCCGTTCTGCTATTGAATCTTTTATACAAACTGACGCCGCAGTCAACCAGGGTAACAGTGGTGGAGCATTGATTAACACGGCTGGTGAGCTGATAGGTATCAATTCAGCGATCGCTTCTCCTACAGGAGCTTATGCGGGTTATTCTTATGCCATCCCGGTGAACCTGGTAAAGAAAGTAGTCAATGATCTGATGAAATATGGTAATGTGCAGCGCGCTTACCTGGGTATAAACTATGTAGATCCCAGTATGTATTCAGAGGAAGAATTGGGCAAGCTCGGTATAAGAAGGGATGTGAATGGTGTAGCGGTAGCCGATGTTCCGGCTAAAGGTGCAGCGGCAGCGGCAGGTATCCGCAAAGGAGACCTGATCACCAAGGTAAATGGTATCACGACTTCTTCTATTCCTGAGATGACAGAACAGATCGCCCGTTACAAACCCGGTGATAAGATCAGTATCAGCTACCTCCGTGATAACAAGGAGTATACTGTAACGACGACGCTGAAGAATATTGATGGTAATACGGACATTGTAAAAAGCAGCGTATTGGATGCGTTGGGTGCTGATCTGGTGACGTTAACCCGTGAAGATGTAGGCCGTTTTGGATTAAAAGGCGGGGTGTACGTAAATAGCATTGGTAGTGGTGCATTGAAAAAGCAAACTAACATGCAGAAAGGGTTTGTCATCTTGAAGGCGGGAGATCAGGCAGTGAATTCTGTAGATGAATTGAAAAAGACATTAGAGAAACAGAAGAAGGTGCAGCTGGAAGGTATTTATCTCAGGAATAACGGCTATAGTAATGTGTATTACTATAATGTTGACCTGAGTAATGAGGTAGCTTTCTAA